From Alienimonas californiensis, a single genomic window includes:
- the hisB gene encoding imidazoleglycerol-phosphate dehydratase HisB, translating to MPDPRTATIDRETGETTVSLTLNLDGSGAHDVATGVGFLDHMLELFARHGLVDLTVKATGDVHVDFHHTTEDVGICLGRALKEAVGEKTGIVRYGSIALPMEDALVTVALDLSGRPMLVWDVAFPAAKVGDFDTELVREFWQAVANAAGLNLHCVLHHGINAHHIAEAVFKGCARSLRAAVAVDPRQTGVPSSKGVL from the coding sequence ATGCCCGATCCACGCACCGCGACCATCGACCGTGAAACCGGCGAGACGACCGTCTCGCTGACGCTGAACCTTGACGGCTCCGGCGCGCACGACGTCGCCACGGGCGTCGGGTTTCTCGATCACATGCTGGAACTGTTCGCCCGGCACGGGTTGGTCGACCTCACGGTGAAGGCGACCGGCGACGTGCACGTCGACTTCCATCACACCACCGAGGACGTCGGCATCTGCCTGGGCCGCGCGTTGAAGGAGGCGGTCGGGGAGAAGACCGGAATCGTGCGGTACGGCTCAATCGCGCTGCCGATGGAGGACGCTCTGGTCACCGTCGCGCTGGACCTGTCCGGCCGGCCGATGCTGGTGTGGGACGTGGCCTTCCCGGCCGCGAAGGTGGGCGACTTCGATACGGAACTGGTGCGGGAGTTCTGGCAGGCCGTGGCGAACGCGGCGGGGTTGAATCTGCACTGCGTGCTGCATCACGGGATCAACGCGCATCACATCGCCGAGGCGGTGTTCAAAGGCTGCGCCCGCAGTCTGCGGGCGGCGGTCGCCGTCGATCCGCGGCAAACCGGGGTGCCGAGCAGCAAGGGCGTGCTGTGA
- a CDS encoding GspE/PulE family protein — protein MTDAAFVRRPLPGFCRTLLFAASLLAALAVATSARGQDFGGPVAPSNPAVGDAAAAPGADPAAAADAVPGGVIDPNQLPPHPGGFWRGNGPGQQVGFYFALPLLALVLGAFFLWVATTAWADQDATSLKVRPEFWSTLLMLGGILGMGAIICLPNLLMGVVGYLVFAGGPLTAYIVERNARVPDSGKVMTKRHLSKVLNQWLNKVGMGLPTGGGKTEQTFGPPITFMGKSSTGNKYSTASARKVESSKGYVAAKELIYDAILRRSTDVHLEPQEEEMSVRVRVDGAMYPAEPFDRPTGEGIVNIFKVLSAMDITEKRRPQDGSFRADLDGRMIDFRIATAGTRHGEKMSLRILDQSNAVSSLQRLGMRKGLRERLEELINEPHGMVLCSGPTGAGKSTTLYASLNAIDKLQRNVITIEDPVEYQMDGINQIEINTKAGQTFAGTLRSVLRQDPDVVLLGEIRDKETAEIACQAANTGHMVFSTVHANDSITALFRLIELGVEPFMISNSLTAIVGQRLVRRLCEQCKQAYQPKPELVKKAGLPVDKIEAFYRPPRAESGACPKCGGLGYMGRVGVYEVLEINDRIRDLIRDKAAASQIRAEARKNGMLNMREEGLRLVVRGVTSIEELLKVVK, from the coding sequence ATGACCGACGCCGCGTTCGTCCGCCGCCCGTTGCCGGGGTTCTGCCGCACCCTGCTGTTCGCGGCGTCCCTGCTGGCCGCCCTCGCGGTCGCGACCTCCGCGCGGGGCCAGGATTTCGGCGGACCCGTCGCCCCGTCGAATCCCGCCGTCGGGGACGCCGCCGCGGCTCCCGGCGCCGACCCGGCCGCCGCGGCTGACGCCGTTCCCGGCGGAGTCATCGATCCGAATCAACTCCCCCCGCACCCCGGCGGCTTCTGGCGGGGAAACGGGCCGGGGCAGCAGGTCGGCTTCTACTTCGCCCTGCCGTTGCTGGCGCTCGTGCTGGGGGCGTTCTTCCTGTGGGTCGCGACGACCGCGTGGGCGGATCAGGACGCGACGAGCCTGAAGGTGCGGCCGGAGTTCTGGTCCACCCTGCTGATGCTCGGGGGGATTTTGGGGATGGGGGCGATCATTTGCCTGCCGAACCTGCTGATGGGCGTGGTCGGCTACCTAGTGTTCGCCGGGGGGCCGTTGACGGCGTACATCGTCGAACGCAACGCCCGGGTGCCGGACAGCGGCAAGGTGATGACCAAGCGGCACCTCTCGAAGGTGCTGAACCAGTGGCTCAACAAGGTCGGCATGGGCCTGCCGACCGGCGGCGGGAAGACCGAACAGACCTTCGGACCGCCGATCACGTTCATGGGCAAAAGCTCCACCGGCAACAAGTACTCCACCGCCAGCGCCCGCAAGGTGGAGAGCAGCAAGGGCTACGTCGCCGCCAAGGAACTGATCTACGACGCCATCCTCCGCCGCAGCACCGACGTGCACCTCGAACCGCAGGAGGAGGAGATGAGCGTCCGCGTGCGGGTCGACGGGGCGATGTACCCCGCCGAGCCGTTCGACCGGCCCACCGGCGAGGGGATCGTCAATATCTTTAAGGTACTCTCCGCGATGGACATCACGGAGAAGCGTCGCCCGCAGGACGGCAGCTTCCGGGCCGATCTGGACGGGCGGATGATCGACTTCCGGATCGCCACCGCCGGCACGCGGCACGGCGAGAAGATGTCCCTGCGCATCCTCGACCAGTCCAACGCCGTCTCCAGCCTGCAACGGCTGGGCATGCGGAAGGGCCTGCGGGAGCGGTTGGAGGAACTGATCAACGAGCCGCACGGCATGGTCCTGTGCAGCGGCCCGACCGGCGCCGGCAAAAGCACCACGCTGTACGCCTCGCTCAACGCGATCGACAAGCTGCAGCGGAACGTGATCACGATCGAGGACCCCGTCGAATACCAGATGGACGGGATCAACCAGATCGAGATCAACACCAAAGCCGGCCAGACGTTCGCCGGCACCCTCCGCAGCGTGCTCCGCCAGGACCCGGACGTCGTCCTGCTGGGCGAAATCCGGGACAAGGAGACCGCGGAGATCGCCTGCCAGGCGGCGAACACCGGGCACATGGTGTTCAGCACCGTGCACGCCAACGACAGCATCACGGCCCTGTTCCGGCTGATCGAACTGGGCGTGGAGCCGTTCATGATCTCGAACAGCCTGACGGCGATCGTCGGGCAGCGGCTCGTCCGCCGCCTGTGCGAGCAGTGCAAGCAGGCCTATCAGCCCAAGCCGGAACTGGTGAAGAAGGCCGGCCTGCCGGTGGACAAGATCGAGGCCTTCTACCGTCCCCCCCGGGCCGAAAGCGGCGCCTGCCCGAAGTGCGGCGGGCTCGGCTACATGGGCCGGGTGGGCGTGTACGAGGTGCTCGAGATCAACGACCGGATCCGCGATCTGATCCGCGACAAAGCCGCCGCCAGTCAGATCCGGGCCGAGGCCCGCAAGAACGGGATGCTCAACATGCGTGAGGAGGGCCTGCGCCTGGTCGTCCGCGGCGTGACCAGCATTGAAGAGCTCCTCAAGGTCGTGAAGTGA
- a CDS encoding CvpA family protein, protein MIDLILLALWGGVTYFVANEGALGAVTTFFCVVLSGLLAMNFFEPLAEAIGGSDFLRERADVICLLGLFAAFVTGMRLACEQIAPRLLELPAPAYHGLRWVFGAATGYVTMAILLTALHVSPLPRTFLGFAPERGFSKPGGNLFDVDAPDRRWLAFTRYVSLNPLKKGGGNRLEDGNGTLLNTLSGFDNRTGYGWDAVTSDGSHAATKSMPSFVIRYADRRANGAGAAPAAPAAPAPGAQRSTGPAF, encoded by the coding sequence ATGATTGACCTGATCCTGCTCGCCCTCTGGGGCGGCGTGACCTACTTCGTGGCGAACGAGGGCGCCCTCGGGGCGGTGACCACGTTCTTCTGCGTGGTGCTGTCCGGCCTGTTGGCGATGAACTTCTTCGAGCCGCTGGCCGAGGCGATCGGCGGGTCCGACTTTCTGCGGGAGCGGGCGGACGTGATCTGCCTGCTGGGGCTGTTCGCCGCGTTCGTGACCGGCATGCGGCTGGCGTGCGAACAGATCGCCCCCCGGCTGCTCGAACTGCCCGCCCCCGCCTATCACGGTTTGCGGTGGGTCTTCGGCGCCGCGACCGGGTACGTGACGATGGCGATCCTGCTGACGGCCCTGCACGTCTCCCCGCTGCCGCGGACGTTCCTCGGGTTCGCCCCGGAACGCGGCTTCAGCAAGCCCGGGGGGAACCTGTTCGACGTCGACGCCCCGGACCGCCGCTGGCTGGCGTTCACTCGGTACGTCTCGCTCAACCCGCTGAAAAAGGGCGGGGGGAACCGGTTGGAGGACGGCAACGGGACGTTGCTGAACACCCTCAGCGGGTTCGACAACCGCACCGGCTACGGCTGGGACGCCGTGACCAGCGACGGCTCCCACGCGGCGACGAAGTCGATGCCTTCTTTCGTGATCCGCTACGCCGACCGCCGGGCCAACGGCGCCGGCGCCGCCCCGGCCGCCCCCGCCGCCCCGGCCCCCGGCGCCCAGCGATCGACCGGCCCCGCGTTCTGA
- a CDS encoding VIT domain-containing protein: protein MFRPPPLRSRFSAALPALLAAACVGWLAPQAPAQALLELTDAPRPGFPATWEVTELTAHADVTGQNASVRLSQTFKNTGSQPLEARLLFPVPPNAAVRELTLLVDGKELTGTLQKAGEARETYEAIVRRNRDPALLEYAGYGLYRTSVFPIPKDASRTVQLRYTQLLGVREGLIDLTLPIGSAGSNGVGAKKVEVSASITTESPLKVVYSPTHAVEVDRPTDKTASAKLKLENVSGREDVRLLFGTAEGLVGLNVLTFRDPDASKEDKEKSTDDDGFFLLLAAPEVPKPDAAPPERTIVLVIDTSGSMAGEKMEQARNAASFIVGRLREGDTFNVIAYSSTVNSFRPELEKGDADGRNAGQAFVNNLRSGGGTDINAALTKALEMIPKPSEEGVGDRPTYLLFLTDGQPTSGVTDEQQIAKNVADANQVTDDAVKARLFTFGVGYDVNARLLDRLSGGGRGVSAYVAPEEDVEASVSDLYAKIAAPVLTGLTLDFEKKGGDADSLLNRVLPGDLPDLFSGQQLSIVGRYGANKKDLEGTFTLTGTSTAGDGEQLSFSLPVTLPKDSDDAADFLPALWATRRIGELLNRIDLDGENPELVEELVTLSQRYGILTPYTAFLAEEDVDLNAVAVNRGLARENLERGLAQTDGAFGVNQRAAKQSFRASEQAASPANSSSLGMSGPVSGAIRPQSDRGFYSRSGRMGGGMGGLGGGGFGGGAFGGGAPAPSAQPGQRNGAGSVVAGDEIEGLQEEPRQRVQRVAGETLFFKKGRWEQSGLTEEQQKDPVEVEQFTDAWFKLAKEAGERFAPLLSQAEPALVRIGGTTYLITPPAPEKDAAAGS from the coding sequence ATGTTCCGCCCCCCGCCCCTTCGTTCCCGGTTCTCGGCAGCGCTGCCCGCCCTGCTCGCCGCGGCCTGCGTGGGCTGGCTCGCGCCGCAGGCTCCCGCTCAGGCCCTGCTGGAACTGACGGACGCCCCCCGCCCCGGATTTCCCGCCACCTGGGAGGTGACGGAACTGACGGCCCACGCGGACGTCACCGGCCAGAACGCCTCTGTCCGGCTGTCGCAGACCTTCAAGAACACCGGCTCGCAACCGCTGGAGGCCCGGTTGCTGTTCCCGGTCCCGCCCAATGCCGCGGTGCGGGAACTGACGTTGCTCGTCGACGGCAAAGAGCTCACCGGCACCCTTCAAAAAGCCGGCGAGGCCCGGGAAACCTACGAGGCGATCGTCCGCCGCAACCGCGATCCCGCCCTGCTGGAGTACGCCGGCTACGGCCTGTACCGCACCAGCGTGTTTCCGATCCCTAAGGACGCCAGCCGCACCGTGCAACTGCGGTACACCCAACTGCTGGGCGTGCGCGAGGGGCTGATCGACCTAACGTTGCCGATCGGCTCCGCCGGCTCCAACGGCGTGGGGGCGAAGAAGGTGGAGGTCTCGGCCAGCATCACCACGGAGTCCCCGCTGAAGGTCGTCTACAGCCCGACGCACGCCGTCGAGGTGGACCGGCCGACGGACAAAACGGCCTCCGCAAAATTGAAGCTGGAGAACGTCAGCGGGCGTGAGGACGTGCGCCTGCTGTTCGGCACGGCCGAGGGGCTGGTCGGTCTGAACGTGCTGACCTTCCGCGACCCGGACGCCTCCAAGGAGGATAAAGAGAAGTCCACGGACGACGACGGCTTCTTCCTGCTGCTCGCCGCCCCGGAGGTGCCGAAACCGGACGCCGCCCCGCCGGAACGCACGATCGTGTTGGTCATCGACACCTCCGGCAGCATGGCCGGGGAAAAGATGGAGCAGGCCCGCAACGCGGCCTCCTTCATCGTCGGCCGGTTGCGGGAGGGGGATACCTTCAACGTGATCGCCTACAGCAGCACGGTGAACAGCTTCCGCCCCGAACTGGAGAAGGGCGACGCCGACGGCCGCAACGCCGGGCAGGCGTTCGTGAACAACCTTCGCAGCGGCGGCGGCACGGACATCAACGCCGCCCTCACCAAAGCGCTGGAGATGATCCCCAAGCCCTCCGAGGAGGGCGTCGGCGATCGCCCCACGTACCTGCTGTTCCTCACCGACGGCCAGCCGACCAGCGGCGTGACCGACGAACAGCAGATCGCCAAGAACGTCGCCGACGCCAATCAAGTGACCGACGACGCCGTGAAGGCCCGGCTGTTCACCTTCGGCGTGGGCTACGACGTGAACGCCCGCCTGCTGGACCGGCTCTCCGGCGGCGGCCGCGGCGTCAGCGCCTACGTCGCCCCGGAGGAGGACGTCGAAGCCAGCGTCTCCGACCTGTACGCCAAGATCGCCGCCCCGGTGCTGACCGGCCTCACGCTGGATTTCGAAAAGAAGGGCGGTGACGCCGATTCGCTGCTGAACCGCGTGCTGCCCGGCGACCTGCCGGACCTGTTCTCCGGCCAGCAGCTGTCCATCGTCGGCCGGTACGGGGCGAACAAAAAGGACCTGGAGGGCACCTTCACCCTCACCGGGACCTCGACGGCCGGGGACGGGGAGCAACTCAGCTTCTCCCTTCCCGTCACGTTGCCGAAGGACTCGGACGACGCTGCCGACTTCCTTCCCGCCCTATGGGCGACCCGGCGGATCGGCGAACTGCTGAACCGGATCGACCTCGACGGCGAGAACCCGGAACTGGTGGAGGAACTCGTCACGCTTTCGCAGCGGTACGGCATCCTCACCCCCTACACGGCGTTCTTGGCGGAAGAAGACGTGGACCTGAACGCCGTCGCCGTGAACCGCGGCTTGGCTCGGGAGAACCTGGAGCGCGGCCTCGCCCAGACGGACGGCGCCTTCGGTGTGAACCAGCGGGCCGCCAAGCAGTCCTTCCGGGCGAGCGAGCAGGCGGCGTCGCCGGCGAACTCGTCCTCGCTCGGAATGAGCGGGCCCGTGTCGGGCGCCATCCGTCCGCAGAGCGACCGCGGCTTTTACTCGCGCAGCGGCCGCATGGGCGGCGGGATGGGCGGGCTCGGCGGCGGCGGCTTCGGCGGCGGCGCCTTCGGCGGGGGAGCCCCGGCGCCCTCGGCTCAGCCGGGCCAGAGGAACGGGGCCGGCAGCGTCGTTGCCGGAGATGAGATCGAGGGGCTCCAGGAGGAACCCCGCCAGCGCGTGCAGCGGGTCGCCGGGGAGACGCTGTTCTTCAAGAAGGGCCGCTGGGAACAGAGCGGCCTCACCGAGGAGCAGCAGAAGGACCCGGTCGAAGTGGAGCAGTTCACCGACGCCTGGTTCAAGCTGGCGAAGGAGGCCGGCGAACGCTTCGCCCCCCTGCTGAGTCAGGCCGAGCCGGCGCTGGTGCGGATCGGCGGAACGACCTACCTCATCACGCCGCCCGCCCCCGAGAAGGACGCCGCGGCGGGCAGTTGA
- a CDS encoding DUF2237 family protein, whose translation MAAAADRPDDAPAARRKGKNVLGGPLRDCSHDPLTGWHRDGCCATGPGDAGVHVVCAVMTDEFLAFSKARGNDLSTPMPMHQFPGLKAGDHWCLCAPRWKEAFDAGQAPQVVLEATHMATLEYASLEELQQHAFA comes from the coding sequence ATGGCCGCCGCCGCCGACCGCCCCGACGACGCCCCCGCCGCCCGCCGGAAAGGCAAAAACGTGCTGGGCGGGCCGCTCAGGGACTGCTCGCACGACCCGCTGACCGGCTGGCACCGCGACGGCTGCTGTGCGACCGGCCCCGGCGACGCCGGCGTGCACGTGGTTTGTGCGGTGATGACGGACGAGTTTCTGGCGTTCAGCAAGGCCCGCGGCAACGACCTGTCCACGCCGATGCCGATGCACCAGTTCCCCGGCCTGAAGGCCGGCGATCACTGGTGCCTGTGCGCCCCCCGCTGGAAGGAAGCCTTCGACGCCGGGCAGGCCCCGCAGGTGGTCCTGGAAGCGACCCACATGGCGACGCTGGAGTACGCCTCGCTGGAGGAACTCCAGCAGCACGCCTTCGCGTGA
- a CDS encoding DMT family transporter has protein sequence MTTVSPGSDAASPLGENTAGEKSAGERAAGEGVKVEGRWVGIALLLATATLWSLAGVAVKVAGVEPLAFTSLRSVGAALIMLPLLGFGATLTGSARPAARLMWPTALCYTVMVGAFIVASAVGTAAEAILLQYSAPAWAAVMAWGLLGRRITRVQLAALGCAAAGVGVLLFHLWSEDRPSGPLAPALALLSGVGYAGVIVGLDAVDLDARRRTGGPVNVAAVVLWNNALAAAVLLPWAGRRGELSLSAATVAGLLALGVLQMALPYVLFQLGLRRVGPVAAGLILLIEPVLNPLWAYLGAGERPPPGSYLGGGLIVAAVAITVLAGRRRRLPPT, from the coding sequence GTGACGACGGTTAGTCCCGGCTCCGACGCCGCGAGTCCGCTTGGCGAGAATACGGCGGGCGAGAAATCAGCCGGCGAGCGTGCGGCCGGAGAAGGCGTGAAGGTGGAGGGCCGCTGGGTCGGGATCGCGTTGCTGCTCGCCACGGCGACGCTGTGGAGCCTGGCCGGGGTCGCGGTGAAGGTCGCGGGGGTGGAACCGCTGGCGTTCACCTCCCTCCGCAGCGTCGGGGCGGCCCTCATCATGCTGCCGCTGTTGGGGTTCGGGGCGACCCTGACCGGCTCCGCTCGGCCGGCTGCGCGTCTGATGTGGCCGACGGCGCTCTGCTACACGGTGATGGTGGGGGCGTTCATCGTCGCCTCCGCCGTCGGCACCGCGGCGGAGGCCATCCTGCTGCAATACTCGGCCCCCGCCTGGGCCGCCGTGATGGCCTGGGGGCTGCTGGGGCGCCGTATCACCCGGGTCCAACTGGCGGCCCTGGGCTGCGCCGCGGCGGGGGTCGGCGTGTTGCTGTTCCACCTCTGGAGCGAAGACCGCCCGAGCGGTCCGCTGGCGCCGGCGCTGGCCCTGCTGTCCGGGGTGGGCTACGCGGGGGTGATCGTCGGGCTGGACGCGGTGGACCTCGACGCCCGCCGCCGCACCGGCGGACCGGTGAACGTCGCGGCGGTCGTACTGTGGAATAATGCCCTCGCCGCGGCGGTCCTCCTGCCGTGGGCCGGGCGGCGGGGCGAGTTGTCGCTGTCCGCGGCGACGGTCGCCGGGTTGCTCGCGCTCGGCGTCTTGCAGATGGCGCTGCCGTACGTGCTGTTTCAACTCGGCCTGCGACGGGTCGGGCCGGTCGCGGCGGGGCTCATCCTGCTGATCGAGCCGGTGCTGAACCCGCTGTGGGCCTACCTCGGCGCCGGCGAACGACCGCCCCCGGGGTCCTACCTCGGCGGCGGGCTGATCGTCGCCGCGGTGGCGATCACCGTCCTCGCCGGCCGCCGGCGACGGCTTCCTCCCACCTGA